One genomic segment of Scylla paramamosain isolate STU-SP2022 chromosome 11, ASM3559412v1, whole genome shotgun sequence includes these proteins:
- the LOC135104629 gene encoding uncharacterized protein LOC135104629, whose translation MRIRENIKRKQSRLKRRYPEQRDWCGKNWDVERNSSEKQKDMFKIAKQMKKEKEDITGAKYIKDERGIIKIKEKEILERWRCYYENLLEENEHNLEEVDMVKVLIEEISEEEVNRALKGMKRGKAPGPTGITSDLMKKAGVIRELTWVFRGIIDKGDIPELEK comes from the coding sequence ATGaggataagagaaaatataaagagaaagcaAAGCAGACTAAAAAGGAGGTACCCAGAGCAAAGAGACTGGTGTGGGAAAAATTGGGATGTAGAACGGAATAGTAGTGAGAAGCAAAAAGATATGTTCAAAATtgcaaaacaaatgaagaaagagaaggaagatataaCTGGagcaaaatatataaaggatgaaagaggaattatcaagataaaggagaaagaaatacttGAGAGGTGGAGGTGCTATTATGAAAACCTGTTAGAGGAAAATGAACACAACCTGGAAGAGGTGGATATGGTGAAAGTTCTGATAGAAGAAATCTcggaggaagaggtgaacagAGCtttgaaaggaatgaaaagaggaaaagcgcCGGGTCCAACAGGAATCACCAGCGACTTAATGAAGAAAGCAGGTGTTATAAGAGAATTAACATGGGTGTTTAGAGGCATAATTGACAAGGGAGACATTCCTGAACTGGAAAAATAG